A window from Cyprinus carpio isolate SPL01 chromosome A11, ASM1834038v1, whole genome shotgun sequence encodes these proteins:
- the LOC122146683 gene encoding uncharacterized protein LOC122146683, producing the protein MTRHNEGCDILYNTSLRKQKPKVKLTVSSDIKKLHKKETWKWNKSSSTRPSVELASATASGSGIIGMIDTFDRPADANAEVTYARAGTYAEAFENKPGKRIPKAGVYAEAGLGRASAEFSVFRVEAKGPNASASAEATAARLGAGAMAQAEIGSASASAGPIDVKVGLGVDTGGYIGLGGVEVKFLGTGFSIGRKTSISFLNSELSFSL; encoded by the exons ATGACGAGGCACA atgaAGGATGTGATATACTTTATAACACAAGTCTGCGTAAACAAAAGCCCAAAGTCAAGCTCACTGTTTCAAGTGATATTAAGAAATTACACAAAAAGGAAACATGGAAATGGAATAAGAGTTCTTCAACAAGGCCAAGTGTGGAACTTGCATCAGCCACTGCTTCAGGAAGCGGCATCATAGGCATGATTGACACATTTGACAGACCAGCAGATGCCAATGCAGAAGTCACCTATGCTCGAGCTGGAACATATGCGGAAGCTTTTGAGAACAAACCAGGAAAGAGGATTCCCAAGGCTGGAGTCTATGCAGAAGCAGGACTTGGACGAGCTAGTGCTGAGTTCAGTGTATTTAGGGTAGAAGCCAAAGGCCCAAACGCCTCAGCTAGTGCTGAAGCCACTGCGGCTAGACTCGGGGCCGGAGCAATGGCTCAGGCTGAAATTGGCAGCGCGTCAGCTAGTGCCGGTCCAATAGATGTGAAAGTGGGACTCGGAGTTGACACGGGTGGATATATTGGTTTGGGTGGGGTGGAGGTCAAATTCCTGGGAACTGGATTCTCAATTGGTCGAAAAACCAGTATATCTTTTCTTAATTCAGAACTGTCTTTTTCACTCTAA